The proteins below come from a single Cryptococcus gattii WM276 chromosome D, complete sequence genomic window:
- a CDS encoding uncharacterized protein (Similar to TIGR gene model, INSD accession AAW45803.1): MSRIFRRALATFPPRAGPSSTAPSTLFPSAPSAASTLPIAVRRRRAEHPPPKFASPSPLSDPALHDPESGKKFPLPLEQDYRDLLRTSEFDGSLSDAELRALFLKGTAEWKARVRGYASRGKKGRHAFLLKVMGGQKEAEGIVPQDAEGQNANPNTIVGQRIYLPNIQIRLMRNHTPPGEAYDPFIATFRIPPSMTKTDLRSYLAAVYNLQVTFIRTDNYLAPIGRTRTGQVRRLGGKGKTYKRAVVGLTEPFHYPDDMEELHAQSEYEGSGDVVTKARDKWLQDNYSLRMMEEMKDRALFKYYKGSRWRAVDQSNVGVTVKEIMKRRKEREAAVAAAVKERYAAVKESANTTQTA; this comes from the exons ATGTCTCGCATCTTCAGAAGGGCACTTGCCACCTTCCCCCCGAGGGCAGGCCCGTCCTCAACAGCCCCCTccaccctcttcccctcAGCCCCCTCCGCCGCCTCAACTCTCCCCATCGCTGTCCGACGTCGTCGCGCTGAGCATCCTCCACCAAAGTTCGCTTCCCCCTCTCCCCTCTCTGACCCTGCCTTGCACGATCCCGAGTCTGGAAAGAAGTTCCCTTTGCCTCTCGAGCAAGATTATAGGGATCTGTTGAGGACTTCGGAATTTGACGGATCGTTGAGCGATGCCGAGTTGCGAGCCTTGTTCTTGAAGGGCACTGCCGAGTGGAAAGCACGAGTACGAGGTTACGCATCTAGAGGCAAGAAGGGGAGACATGCGTTTTTGCTCAAGGTGATGGGCGGTCAGAAAGAAGCAGAGGGAATTGTCCCCCAGGATGCGGAAGGGCAAAACGCAAACCCCAACACAATTGTCGGTCAGCGAATTTACCTTCCAAACATTCAAATCCGTCTTATGAGGAACCACACCCCTCCCGGAGAGGCATACGATCCCTTTATCGCTACCTTCCGTATCCCTCCAAGCATGACAAAAACTGATCTTCGATCATATCTCGCTGCCGTATACAACCTCCAAGTCACTTTTATCCGTACCGACAACTATCTCGCTCCAATCGGCCGTACACGTACCGGCCAAGTCAGGAGATTAGGAGGCAAGGGCAAGACATACAAGAGAGCTGTCGTTGGTTTGACAGAGCCTTTCCACTACCCTGATGATATGGAGGAGCTGCACGCTCAGAGTGAGTACGAGGGATCTGGCGATGTCGTGACAAAGGCGAGAGACAAGTGGTTGCAAGACAACTACAGTTTGAGAATGATGGAAGAAATGAAGGACAGGGCGCTGTTCAAGTACTACAAGGGTTCCAGATGGAGGGCAGTTGACCAGTCCAATGTT GGCGTGACCGTCAAAGAAATTATGAAGCGACgaaaggagagagaagcCGCCGTGGCGGCTGCTGTCAAGGAACGGTATGCGGCAGTCAAGGAGTCCGCGAACACCACACAAACAGCATAG
- a CDS encoding uncharacterized protein (Similar to SGTC gene model, INSD accession EAL18566.1), with protein sequence MQNLDNRLASFNAITKPKSKAKPQFPLEASTHPHLTPRALAEAGFYHTPGSSSPSFDNCTCFLCNLELGGWDEDDDPFEEHAKRAGCAWAEMFCAVKIEKRKRDRSNGQYTTVYETADSLPQSAESIEVRTQTFKKWWPHKQKSGWLPTVKALARAGFVYNPSTESKDAVICPYCEYGVEGWEATDDPWEIHQSKVPDCHFFRATLIGDAEKSGSGDRPSRTSGRPKKSIAPKKSKRGTIVAPPEPSEPDDVKYHSDAEEKTDVEKEKPSKVDGRRKKSEAPKRSKRGTTVATVASETESPEHISEKDVPASKATTSTRRATRARVTTTMTTKAKATRGKKKAGEVDAGSESQVVMDDQQATENHTRVESASDVEEPVPVKKTRAKSKQDKKKPTLSSKSMGKQKIADETEAEEVAATESGLEVPIEFEAEPPQKLEKKTRTKAVATKTKGRKKAEKSKVEEEDDSKADTEVELPSNSEAGSPVDEQLRPKVVKAGSKSKPKASSQASKSSKPSSRSKPLPSLPPSPQPPSVKSPTSISRPLSQLDRFANIPPTSSPAPTPRGKATLRSAQPTKPSPHTALPREAMDASLTRGALAARKVVDDLFSSPAMTPSNEETGRLKQSQEPHPPAYPQPLTEQEKQMTLEDLVRAEMQRGYRQLKEEGEKMIEDWYEKAKNDRKKIESL encoded by the exons ATGCAGAATCTCGATAATAGACTGGCATCATTTAATGCCATCACCAAACCCAAATCAAAAGCAAAGCCGCAGTTCCCTCTCGAAGCGTCAACTCACCCGCATCTTACCCCGCGCGCGCTCGCAGAGGCTGGATTCTATCATACCCCTGGGTCATCATCGCCTTCCTTTGACAATTGCACTTGCTTTTTATGCAATTTGGAATTGGGAGGGTGGgacgaagatgatgatCCATTCGAGGAACATGCTAAGAGGGCGGGGTGTGCTTGGGCAGAAATGTTTTGTGCAGTCAAGAttgagaagagaaagagagatAGGAGCAATGGCCAATATAC AACTGTCTATGAAACAGCAGACTCTCTTCCCCAGTCTGCTGAATCTATAGAAGTTAGGACTCAGACATTTAAGAAATGGTGGCCCCATAAACAGAAGTCAGGGTGGCTTCCTACTGTAAAAGCG CTTGCGCGCGCCGGCTTCGTCTACAACCCCTCTACAGAGTCCAAAGACGCAGTGATATGTCCATACTGCGAATACGGCGTGGAAGGATGGGAGGCTACAGATGACCCTTG GGAAATTCATCAGTCTAAAGTACCCGACTGTCATTTCTTCAGGGCGACATTAATAGGCGACGCTGAAAAATCTGGCTCTGGTGATAGACCA AGTAGGACGTCTGGACGACCAAAAAAGTCTATAGCCCCTAAAAA GTCTAAACGGGGGACAATAGTCGCCCCTCCCGAGCCTTCCGAACCTGACGATGTCAAATATCATTCAGATGCGGAGGAGAAGACTGATGTTGAGAAAGAAAAGCCT AGTAAGGTTGATGGACGGCGGAAAAAGTCCGAGGCACCGAAAAG ATCAAAACGGGGCACAACAGTAGCAACTGTGGCCTCTGAAACAGAGAGCCCGGAGCATATCTCTGAGAAGGATGTTCCTGCTTCAAAGGCCACTACTTCAACCAGAAGAGCGACCAGGGCTCGTGTGACGACGACGATGACAACTAAGGCAAAGGCTACAAGAGGCAAAAAGAAAGCCGGAGAAGTTGACGCCGGGTCAGAGTCCCAAGTGGTCATGGATGATCAACAAGCCACGGAGAACCACACGAGGGTAGAATCAGCGAGCGATGTCGAGGAGCCAGTGCCCGTGAAAAAGACTCGTGCAAAGTCCAAGCAGGATAAAAAGAAGCCAACACTATCGTCAAAAAGCATGGGAAAGCAAAAGATAGCGGATGAAACGGAGGCCGAAGAGGTTGCTGCGACGGAATCAGGGTTGGAGGTGCCAATAGAATTTGAAGCTGAGCCCCCGCAAAAGCTTGAGAAAAAAACGAGAACCAAAGCTGTCGCAACAAAGACCAAAGGGAGAAAAAAGGCAGAGAAGAGCaaagtggaggaagaagatgatagTAAAGCTGATACTGAGGTAGAATTACCTTCTAACTCAGAGGCGGGATCACCAGTCGATGAACAACTGAGACCCAAGGTTGTAAAGGCTGGTTCAAAATCTAAACCGAAAGCATCTTCACAAGCTTCCAAATCGTCcaaaccttcttctcgGTCAAAACCCCTTCCCTCGCTTCCGCCGTCTCCTCAACCACCATCTGTCAAATCACCTACTTCCATCTCTCGTCCTCTCTCTCAGCTTGACCGATTCGCGAATATACCACCTACTTCTTCACCAGCCCCGACTCCTCGTGGAAAGGCAACTCTTCGGTCTGCCCAACCCACAAAGCCTTCTCCACACACAGCACTGCCGAGGGAAGCAATGGATGCATCTCTTACTCGTGGGGCTTTAGCCGCTAGGAAGGTTGTAGACgatctcttctcctcgcCTGCCATGACTCCTTCAAATGAGGAGACAGGCCGACTAAAACAGTCCCAAGAACCTCACCCTCCGGCCTACCCTCAACCTCTAACAGAGCAAGAAAAGCAGATGACGCTCGAGGACCTCGTCCGAGCTGAGATGCAAAGAGGTTATAGACAgttgaaagaagaaggggaaaagaTGATTGAGGACTGGTACGAAAAGGCGAAGAATGACAGGAAGAAGATAGAGTCTTTATAA
- a CDS encoding Hypothetical Protein (Similar to TIGR gene model, INSD accession AAW45801.1) translates to MAPYQPDIFLFTRQMYGSIPSCVVECMSDGNITGCSSSTDYSCLCASTYYINSVGTCMDSSCTASERTAGETYTEEACAYYGTPLTNNTSSSTNTSATASGTAVIADPVIYSRAYINVQAIFSSICGALLILALVSGFLSCRSRYKREQAFSQNRTWTGVGSTALGGDTKKTSRFFTRTKDTRDPTATFATDNYGVNSSTFGGTSTLHAPGQVSFGPIYGTTGGYAAGSSGTGGRFTNRLPAGDMDDSEEWEMEVRKSSIKEEELEVESSTTSKGPGSDIDVDGSTVHLTRLDKDDHHAI, encoded by the exons ATGGCGCCTTATCAACCCGACATCTTCCTGTTTACTCGGCAAATGTATGGGTCCATACCATCCTGTGTGGTCGAGTG CATGTCTGACGGTAACATCACAGGTTGTTCCAGTAGTACAGACTACTCATGTCTTTGCGCCTCCACATACTACATAAACTCGGTCGGA acatgcATGGACTCCAGTTGTACCGCGTCTGAGAGGACCGCAGGAGAGACATACACTGAGGAGGCCTGCGCTTACTAT GGCACACCCCTGACAAATAAcacctcatcctcaac CAATACATCCGCGACTGCGTCCGGCACCGCGGTGATCGCTGATCCCGTTATTTACTCTCGGGCCTATATTAACGTTCAAGCTATT TTCTCATCAATATGCGGCGCTCTTCTTATACTCGCTCTAGTGTCTGGTTTTCTCTCTTGCCGGTCCCGATACAAGCGAGAACAGGCCTTCTCACAAAACCGAACCTGGACCGGCGTTGGCTCTACTGCTCTCGGTGGCGACACGAAAAAGACTTCTCGCTTCTTCACTCGTACCAAAGATACCAGAGACCCCACTGCCACCTTTGCCACTGACAACTACGGTGTTAACAGCTCAACATTTGGAGGTACCTCTACTCTTCATGCACCAGGACAAGTGTCCTTTGGGCCAATCTATGGTACTACTGGGGGTTATGCTGCTGGCTCGAGCGGTACCGGTGGTAGATTCACCAATCGACTACCGGCTGGTGACATGGACGATTCCGAAGAGTGGGAGATGGAAGTGAGGAAAAGTAGTATtaaggaagaagagctggaaGTTGAGAGCTCAACGACTTCAAAGGGTCCTGGCAGTGACATCGATGTGGATGGGAGCACAGTACATCTTACGAGATTGGACAAGGATGATCATCACGCCATATGA